One Vitis vinifera cultivar Pinot Noir 40024 chromosome 8, ASM3070453v1 genomic window carries:
- the LOC109122976 gene encoding uncharacterized protein LOC109122976 has protein sequence MLNGTNFKDWKENMMILLGCMDIDLALRMPKPDELNEQSTQEDEVYWGKWERSNRLSLMIMKHGIPEAFRGAVTDEVTNASDFLAEIQKRFAKNDKAETSTLLASLISMKYKGKGNVREYIMEMSHLASKLKALKLELSDDLLVHLVLISLPAQFNQFKVSYNCQKDKWTLNELISFCVQEEERLKQDKTESAHLASTSKDKGKRKNKDNKVAASNGPEQKKQKVEVTCFFCNKPGHTKKECTKYAAWRVKKGLPELPKTK, from the exons ATGTTAAATGGGACTAATTTTAAGGACTGGAAAGAGAATATGATGATTCTCTTAGGCTGCATGGATATAGACTTAGCCTTGAGAATGCCCAAACCCGATGAACTCAATGAGCAAAGTACTCAAGAGGATGAGGTTTATTGGGGTAAGTGGGAACGTTCAAATAGGCTAAGTCTTATGATCATGAAGCACGGCATTCCAGAAGCTTTCAGGGGTGCGGTAACCGATGAGGTTACTAATGCCAGTGACTTCCTTGCGGAAATTCAGAAGCGTTTTGCCAAAAACGATAAGGCTGAAACGAGCACGCTTTTAGCAAGCTTGATTTCAATGAAGTATAAAGGCAAGGGTAATGTTCGGGAGTACATCATGGAGATGTCTCATCTTGCTTCAAAACTTAAGGCTTTGAAACTCGAGTTATCTGATGATTTACTCGTGCATTTGGTTCTCATCTCTCTTCCTgcacaatttaatcaattcaagGTCAGTTATAACTGTCAAAAGGATAAATGGACTCTTAATGAGCTCATTTCATTCtgtgtgcaagaggaagagagattgaagcaagaCAAGACCGAAAGTGCTCATCTGGCTAGCACTTCGAAGGATAAGGGCAAACGAAAGAATAAGGATAATAAGGTTGCTGCTTCTAATGGTCcagaacaaaagaaacagaaagttgAGGTAACATGTTTCTTCTGTAATAAGCCTGGACATACTAAGAAGGAATGTACCAAGTATGCTGCTTGGCGTGTTAAGAAAG GGTTGCCTGAGTTACCGAAAACCAAGTGA